From the Cydia pomonella isolate Wapato2018A chromosome 11, ilCydPomo1, whole genome shotgun sequence genome, one window contains:
- the LOC133522563 gene encoding sucrose-6-phosphate hydrolase-like, producing MVGNLLKVTLLLFVAITNGKVRDRYYPRYHFAPPYGWMNDPNGFCVFNDEIHLFYQYNPFSSNDTGIAHWGHATSKDYFHWTHEPIAMFPDQWYDATGVFSGSALIENNTMYLYYTGNVNYPGETPDHINRQNLATSTDGVTFTKYKNNPIINGSLTTPNIRDPKVWEHEGTYYMVLGSSLNETYGRALLYSSNDKVSWNYISVLAQSNGTLGYMYECPDFFKVDGKYVLLFSPQGIEASGDKYHNLYQTGYIIGDFDYSTYTFTPTSEFVELDHGHDLYATQTTLDKHGRRIVIAWFDMWYQNYPEASDGFTGIMTIPRELKILNGKLVQIPVTEMSRIKGKQVWAINGYYTLRYKAGEINVLANGCKDFKLYIVSDNVQVTISYDAANGKVTLDRGGNDGIRRTDWRPSGQLKWRIFVDASSIELFCGEGEVTFSSRFFPKGKVFIYQGGAAKLKVREIVRTMPKPSKK from the coding sequence ATGGTGGGAAACTTACTGAAGGTAACTCTACTACTATTCGTGGCTATTACTAATGGGAAAGTGCGAGATCGTTACTATCCCCGCTATCACTTTGCCCCGCCGTATGGCTGGATGAACGATCCCAACGGATTCTGTGTCTTCAACGACGAGATCCATCTGTTCTATCAGTACAATCCGTTCTCCAGCAACGACACCGGCATCGCACACTGGGGGCACGCGACTAGCAAGGACTACTTCCATTGGACACACGAACCGATCGCCATGTTCCCTGATCAGTGGTACGACGCAACCGGCGTCTTCTCTGGAAGCGCTCTCATCGAAAATAACACCATGTACTTGTACTACACTGGAAATGTAAACTACCCTGGAGAGACACCCGATCACATAAATCGTCAAAACCTAGCCACGAGTACGGATGGCGTCACCTttactaaatataaaaacaaccCCATCATCAATGGTTCTTTAACAACGCCAAATATACGAGACCCTAAAGTCTGGGAACACGAAGGTACATATTACATGGTATTGGGCAGCTCTCTGAATGAGACCTATGGCAGGGCCCTTCTTTACTCTTCAAACGACAAGGTTTCATGGAACTACATTTCTGTTCTCGCGCAGTCGAACGGCACGTTGGGGTATATGTACGAATGCCCTGACTTCTTTAAAGTTGACGGTAAATACGTACTTCTATTTTCGCCTCAAGGTATAGAAGCTTCGGGGGACAAATACCATAACTTATACCAAACGGGTTACATAATTGGTGACTTTGACTATTCAACTTATACGTTTACTCCGACGTCGGAGTTTGTGGAGCTCGACCACGGACATGACTTGTATGCCACTCAGACCACTTTAGATAAGCATGGACGCCGTATAGTCATAGCTTGGTTTGATATGTGGTACCAGAACTACCCTGAAGCCAGCGATGGTTTTACTGGTATTATGACCATACCCAGAGAACTCAAAATATTGAACGGCAAGCTTGTGCAGATACCCGTAACAGAAATGTCTCGCATCAAGGGAAAACAAGTTTGGGCAATAAACGGATATTATACTCTACGTTACAAAGCCGGAGAAATTAATGTTCTTGCCAACGGTTGTAAGGACTTTAAACTGTACATTGTATCGGACAATGTCCAAGTGACGATATCTTACGATGCAGCGAACGGCAAGGTGACGCTGGACCGCGGAGGCAACGACGGTATTCGTCGCACGGATTGGAGACCTTCAGGGCAGCTGAAATGGAGAATCTTTGTGGACGCGAGCTCTATTGAGCTGTTCTGCGGAGAAGGCGAGGTGACTTTCTCGAGCCGATTCTTCCCTAAGGGTAAAGTGTTCATTTACCAAGGTGGAGCAGCAAAATTGAAGGTACGCGAAATTGTACGCACTATGCCTAAACCATCTAAAAAATAG